A stretch of the Pseudorasbora parva isolate DD20220531a chromosome 13, ASM2467924v1, whole genome shotgun sequence genome encodes the following:
- the LOC137038687 gene encoding uncharacterized protein isoform X1 — protein sequence MATKHKLDSQDPHYQEGRRMALEIKHDHILAEARRAAVERKHALSGEDPPQTSKRDFVGRGKPRGRRGGRRQASSTVTYPTAECSLSPSVEVPLTVPSAKLNPQEEFEKNMKRLSYFLASCPSAEPQRSSASSWSFRQQKASERWKEARPYNLKCLIAKEAVGHPLCWLCHEPAVIRCRECLPEEWFCGDCDVLHHKKQPLHNRECVINGFFEAIPPTSCVIKGEAGYCIHEQACILPTVKMSVCSCEGSNFTLVPGKPVILITINGRFELHQPLYICQTCQQQWYPDLKDLLRSGYWPASVNNSTLYTLDLLSSFQELKVIAPGFSRQAFAKLLEHRTKCGGRSGNINGDALQRSFLEFSYTTFEEDQLCCSAPFTCPACTPEMLAVSADGNRKLYRFRRNGSSDDSGFFEGLFVAEDSAVSRFVDTVQKAVRNTQGRGTCGDSQWTAARETSRRASKLDEEGMEVAVCRHGFLLKALNMYRGEIFAYPLYLQKELMPARAQFFAMDVACKYWPYLQKVAGVLPALQELTTMKPFLSVMHARAHATKCEIKWSGKNQEGAGTTAGEEVEQVNSYLSRCALTTKYMSKAARVDMLTLHAMGWNHKKSLSLHQALSTRYVKTCRRLQNETARLSELKTELHCTDEVVSQWLSDVKEWAAGETPDTSHASQVTAHRGLQQSIEGLYLSVRQRKQTLYRQNDSSKIRHRLRRKLAEDKKLLLQEIQKYNDHVLDSATNIDIAVVEHSLTGESTVCQIWPWEVHGSANISTKKQLHDQVMLTMRLQEETRVLVLEMAQHCTWLQSLTVVLKNKLAEEDKGNEGLCCLLRRRLSEVSERMQVVLQQYKTALGPEASVLLHVEEEDESGLSSPDTSEDEEENTI from the exons AGAGCAGCTGTGGAGAGGAAACACGCACTCTCTGGAGAAGATCCTCCACAGACCTCTAAAAGGGACTTTGTAGGACGTGGTAAACCAAGGGGGAGGCGAGGAGGGCGACGCCAAGCCTCATCTACag TCACATACCCCACAGCTGAGTGCTCCCTGTCACCCAGTGTGGAGGTTCCACTTACTGTACCCTCTGCAAAATTAAATCCTCAAGAGGAATTTG aaaaaaatatgaagAGGTTGTCTTATTTTTTGGCATCATGTCCTTCTGCTGAGCCTCAAAGAAGCTCTGCTTCATCATGGTCTTTTCGACAGCAGAAAGCCTCAGAGCGCTGGAAAGAAGCAAGACCATACAACCTAAAATGCCttattgcaaaagaggctgttGGTCATCCCTTGTGTTGGCTTTGCCACGAGCCTGCTGTTATTAG GTGCAGAGAGTGTCTTCCTGAGGAGTGGTTCTGTGGGGACTGTGATGTATTGCATCACAAAAAACAGCCACTCCACAACAGGGAATGTGTGATTAATGGGTTTTTTGAAGCCATTCCTCCAACCTCTTGTGTCATTAAAGGGGAAGCTGGATATTGCATCCATGAGCAAG CTTGCATTTTGCCGACTGTAAAGATGTCAGTCTGCTCCTGTGAAGGCTCAAACTTCACCTTGGTTCCAGGCAAACCAGTGATTTTAATTACCAtcaatg GGCGTTTTGAGTTGCATCAGCCACTATACATATGTCAAACATGCCAGCAGCAGTGGTACCCTGATTTGAAGGACCTACTTAGGAGTGGATATTGGCCAGCCTCTGTAAACAATTCCACGCTGTATACTCTTGACCTCCTGAGCTCCTTTCAGGAACTAAAGGTCATAGCTCCTGGATTCTCCAGACAAGCCTTCGCAAAGCTGCTGGAGCATCGCACCAAGTGTGGAGGAAGA TCTGGAAATATCAACGGCGATGCACTGCAGCGCAGCTTCTTAGAGTTTTCCTATACAACTTTTGAGGAAGACCAGCTCTGCTGTAGTGCTCCTTTCACCTGCCCAGCCTGCACGCCAGAAATGTTGGCTGTTTCAGCAGACGGAAACAGAAAGCTATATCGCTTTCGCCGAAACGGAAG ctCTGATGATTCTGGCTTTTTTGAGGGGCTCTTTGTGGCTGAAGACAGTGCGGTGTCTAGATTTGTTGACACCGTACAGAAAGCAGTGAGAAAT ACACAAGGAAGAGGCACATGTGGGGACTCCCAGTGGACAGCAGCGAGGGAGACTTCAAGGAGGGCTTCTAAATTGGATGAAGAGGGGATGGAGGTTGCTGTGTGTCGCCACGGATTCCTCCTAAAAGCCCTTAATATGTACAGAGGGGAGATATTTGCCTACCCTCTGTACCTTCAAAAGGAGCTCATGCCAGCCAGGGCGCAATTCTTTGCGATGGATGTGGCCTGCAAATATTGGCCATACTTGCAGAAAGTTGCTGGTGTCCTTCCTGCTCTTCAGGAGCTGACCACGATGAAACCGTTTCTAAGTGTTATGCATGCTCGAGCCCATGCTACTAAGTGTGAG ATTAAATGGAGTGGTAAGAACCAGGAAGGAGCAGGGACAACCGCTGGTGAGGAGGTGGAGCAAGTGAACAGCTACCTCTCACGTTGCGCCCTGACAACCAAATATATGTCCAAAGCAG CACGGGTGGACATGCTTACACTACACGCTATGGGGTGGAACCACAAAAAAAGCCTCTCTCTACATCAGGCACTATCCACAAGATATGTGAAG ACTTGTCGAAGACTACAGAATGAGACTGCAAGGCTGTCAGAGCTAAAAACAGAGCTACACTGCACAGATGAAGTGGTGTCACAGTGGCTTTCTGATGTAAAGGAATGGGCAGCTGGTG AGACACCAGATACATCTCATGCCAGTCAAGTCACCGCACACAGAGGACTTCAGCAGTCAATTGAGGGGCTTTACCTTAGTGTGAGGCAGCGGAAACAAACCCTCTACCGTCAGAATG ACAGCAGCAAGATTCGCCATCGCCTTCGAAGGAAGCTGGCAGAAGACAAAAAGCTCCTTCTTCAGGAGATACAGAAATACAATGATCATGTACTAGACTCTGCCACAAACATTGACATAGCTGTGGTGGAGCATTCCCTTACTGGAGAGAGCACTGTGTGTCAAATATGGCCGTGGGAGGTTCATGGCAGTG CAAACATTTCAACCAAGAAACAACTGCATGACCAAGTGATGTTGACAATGCGACTGCAAGAGGAAACAAGGGTTTTGGTGTTGGAGATGGCACAACACTGCACATGGTTGCAGAGCCTGACGGTGGTTCTCAAGAACAAGTTGGCTGAGGAGG ACAAGGGAAATGAGGGACTTTGCTGTCTCTTAAGAAGAAGACTGTCAGAGGTGTCAGAAAGGATGCAAGTGGTCCTTCAACAGTACAAGACTGCTTTAGGTCCTGAGGCCTCTGTCCTTCTACATGTTGAAGAGGAAGATGAAAGTGGCCTCAGTAGTCCAGACACCAGTGAGGATGAAGAGGAAAACACAATTTag
- the LOC137038687 gene encoding uncharacterized protein isoform X2 — MATKHKLDSQDPHYQEGRRMALEIKHDHILAEARRAAVERKHALSGEDPPQTSKRDFVGRGKPRGRRGGRRQASSTVTYPTAECSLSPSVEVPLTVPSAKLNPQEEFEKNMKRLSYFLASCPSAEPQRSSASSWSFRQQKASERWKEARPYNLKCLIAKEAVGHPLCWLCHEPAVIRCRECLPEEWFCGDCDVLHHKKQPLHNRECVINGFFEAIPPTSCVIKGEAGYCIHEQACILPTVKMSVCSCEGSNFTLVPGKPVILITINGRFELHQPLYICQTCQQQWYPDLKDLLRSGYWPASVNNSTLYTLDLLSSFQELKVIAPGFSRQAFAKLLEHRTKCGGRSGNINGDALQRSFLEFSYTTFEEDQLCCSAPFTCPACTPEMLAVSADGNRKLYRFRRNGSSDDSGFFEGLFVAEDSAVSRFVDTVQKAVRNTQGRGTCGDSQWTAARETSRRASKLDEEGMEVAVCRHGFLLKALNMYRGEIFAYPLYLQKELMPARAQFFAMDVACKYWPYLQKVAGVLPALQELTTMKPFLSVMHARAHATKCEIKWSGKNQEGAGTTAGEEVEQVNSYLSRCALTTKYMSKAARVDMLTLHAMGWNHKKSLSLHQALSTRYVKTCRRLQNETARLSELKTELHCTDEVVSQWLSDVKEWAAGETPDTSHASQVTAHRGLQQSIEGLYLSVRQRKQTLYRQNDSSKIRHRLRRKLAEDKKLLLQEIQKYNDHVLDSATNIDIAVVEHSLTGESTVCQIWPWEVHGSANISTKKQLHDQVMLTMRLQEETRVLVLEMAQHCTWLQSLTVVLKNKLAEEDI, encoded by the exons AGAGCAGCTGTGGAGAGGAAACACGCACTCTCTGGAGAAGATCCTCCACAGACCTCTAAAAGGGACTTTGTAGGACGTGGTAAACCAAGGGGGAGGCGAGGAGGGCGACGCCAAGCCTCATCTACag TCACATACCCCACAGCTGAGTGCTCCCTGTCACCCAGTGTGGAGGTTCCACTTACTGTACCCTCTGCAAAATTAAATCCTCAAGAGGAATTTG aaaaaaatatgaagAGGTTGTCTTATTTTTTGGCATCATGTCCTTCTGCTGAGCCTCAAAGAAGCTCTGCTTCATCATGGTCTTTTCGACAGCAGAAAGCCTCAGAGCGCTGGAAAGAAGCAAGACCATACAACCTAAAATGCCttattgcaaaagaggctgttGGTCATCCCTTGTGTTGGCTTTGCCACGAGCCTGCTGTTATTAG GTGCAGAGAGTGTCTTCCTGAGGAGTGGTTCTGTGGGGACTGTGATGTATTGCATCACAAAAAACAGCCACTCCACAACAGGGAATGTGTGATTAATGGGTTTTTTGAAGCCATTCCTCCAACCTCTTGTGTCATTAAAGGGGAAGCTGGATATTGCATCCATGAGCAAG CTTGCATTTTGCCGACTGTAAAGATGTCAGTCTGCTCCTGTGAAGGCTCAAACTTCACCTTGGTTCCAGGCAAACCAGTGATTTTAATTACCAtcaatg GGCGTTTTGAGTTGCATCAGCCACTATACATATGTCAAACATGCCAGCAGCAGTGGTACCCTGATTTGAAGGACCTACTTAGGAGTGGATATTGGCCAGCCTCTGTAAACAATTCCACGCTGTATACTCTTGACCTCCTGAGCTCCTTTCAGGAACTAAAGGTCATAGCTCCTGGATTCTCCAGACAAGCCTTCGCAAAGCTGCTGGAGCATCGCACCAAGTGTGGAGGAAGA TCTGGAAATATCAACGGCGATGCACTGCAGCGCAGCTTCTTAGAGTTTTCCTATACAACTTTTGAGGAAGACCAGCTCTGCTGTAGTGCTCCTTTCACCTGCCCAGCCTGCACGCCAGAAATGTTGGCTGTTTCAGCAGACGGAAACAGAAAGCTATATCGCTTTCGCCGAAACGGAAG ctCTGATGATTCTGGCTTTTTTGAGGGGCTCTTTGTGGCTGAAGACAGTGCGGTGTCTAGATTTGTTGACACCGTACAGAAAGCAGTGAGAAAT ACACAAGGAAGAGGCACATGTGGGGACTCCCAGTGGACAGCAGCGAGGGAGACTTCAAGGAGGGCTTCTAAATTGGATGAAGAGGGGATGGAGGTTGCTGTGTGTCGCCACGGATTCCTCCTAAAAGCCCTTAATATGTACAGAGGGGAGATATTTGCCTACCCTCTGTACCTTCAAAAGGAGCTCATGCCAGCCAGGGCGCAATTCTTTGCGATGGATGTGGCCTGCAAATATTGGCCATACTTGCAGAAAGTTGCTGGTGTCCTTCCTGCTCTTCAGGAGCTGACCACGATGAAACCGTTTCTAAGTGTTATGCATGCTCGAGCCCATGCTACTAAGTGTGAG ATTAAATGGAGTGGTAAGAACCAGGAAGGAGCAGGGACAACCGCTGGTGAGGAGGTGGAGCAAGTGAACAGCTACCTCTCACGTTGCGCCCTGACAACCAAATATATGTCCAAAGCAG CACGGGTGGACATGCTTACACTACACGCTATGGGGTGGAACCACAAAAAAAGCCTCTCTCTACATCAGGCACTATCCACAAGATATGTGAAG ACTTGTCGAAGACTACAGAATGAGACTGCAAGGCTGTCAGAGCTAAAAACAGAGCTACACTGCACAGATGAAGTGGTGTCACAGTGGCTTTCTGATGTAAAGGAATGGGCAGCTGGTG AGACACCAGATACATCTCATGCCAGTCAAGTCACCGCACACAGAGGACTTCAGCAGTCAATTGAGGGGCTTTACCTTAGTGTGAGGCAGCGGAAACAAACCCTCTACCGTCAGAATG ACAGCAGCAAGATTCGCCATCGCCTTCGAAGGAAGCTGGCAGAAGACAAAAAGCTCCTTCTTCAGGAGATACAGAAATACAATGATCATGTACTAGACTCTGCCACAAACATTGACATAGCTGTGGTGGAGCATTCCCTTACTGGAGAGAGCACTGTGTGTCAAATATGGCCGTGGGAGGTTCATGGCAGTG CAAACATTTCAACCAAGAAACAACTGCATGACCAAGTGATGTTGACAATGCGACTGCAAGAGGAAACAAGGGTTTTGGTGTTGGAGATGGCACAACACTGCACATGGTTGCAGAGCCTGACGGTGGTTCTCAAGAACAAGTTGGCTGAGGAGG acATATAG